TTCCTTTTCACCTCGCGCGGCTGGGCGGGTTCTTCCTGTTCTCCTGCCCGTTCGAGCCGACCATCGTCGCAGGCTCGCGCTTGCGAACAGCCCTGGCCGACACGCTCGGCGTCGATTCCGATCAGATCGTCGTGCAGGGGTACACCAACGGCTACGGCCACTACCTGACCACACCCGAGGAATACGATCAGCAGGATTACGAAGGCGGTGCGACCCCGTTCGGTCGCTGGCAACTCCCGGCAACCGTTCAAATCGCCGTCGACCTCGCATCCGCCATGCGAGATGGCCGGACGATCGACAACGGAACTTCGCAACCGGACCTGACCGGCGCGATACCGAACTCTCCCAGCGGTATCGCGTTCGTCGATCTTCCGGCCCCCGGCAGGGCATTCGGCGACGTGTTGAGTCAACCGTCCCCGCAGTACGACGTCGGCGCACATGTCGCAGTGCGGTTTTCCGGTACGAACCCGAACTCGAATTTGCGACGTGACGACACATATTTGGCCGTGGAGCGGGCCGACGGTGCGAGCTGGGTTCGAGAGTACGACGACAGCGACTGGTACACGACCATCGTCTTCGACAACTCTGGGCCGATCACCGACACCACGATCGCGTGGGATGTTCCGGCCTCTCAGCAAGCCGGGCGCTACCGCATCGTGTATTTCGGCGATGCCCGGGCGATCGATGGCCGGCTCACACCGTTCACGGGGACTTCTGCTGAATTCGAAATCTTGCCGTCGTGACCTTGCCGTGACCATTGCGTGACAGATACGTAATGGCCGCTTGGGTTCGCTGTGTCCCAGAGAGAGGAACGTAGAGGAGGGTGCTGCGAGGAACCAGTTCCACGTTGCCCACCATTACCAACGACCTATCGGGAGGCTCGACATGTCCACAGCCAGCATGACAGCAGTGAAGAGAAGTCTCGGCGGCGTAGCAGCCATCGGCACAGCACTGGCGTTCGCCGCACTCGTTCCCGCGACGGCGTCCGCCGCCCCGGTCGGATGTACGACTGCACCGGGCGGCAACGCTGCAGCGTCGCTGGTCGGAAACTCCCAGTGCGACAGTCAGGCCGATGCCACGAGCGCGGCAGCCGGATACGGTTTCGACGGCTGGGGATCTGCCAACGCCATGGCCAACGCAGCAGCACTCGCTCTAGGATTCAACGGCGGCATCGCGGTAGCGGACGGCACGGCGGGCGGAGGACCGGCTGCGATCGCATTCGGACCGGGCAGCCTCGCGGAAAACTCGGCCGTCGGACTGGGGCTGTCCATCGCGATTGCCGGCCCGGGTGCCACCGTCACGCTGACCCCCACCGGTGCCTTATGCCAGGGACCCGGCATCGCGGGGAGCTTCACCACCCTGCAGGGCTGCATCGGCTGACCTGATCTCAGCGCAGGTTTCACGTTGAACACTACGTTCTCGCGCTCCGCACCCGAGCGCGAGAACGTAGTTGTATTCACGCAGGTCCAGCGGCGATTAAGCTATCAGGATGCGTACCGACGGCGTGCAGCAGGCGGATAGATGAGCACCTCGGAGTTCAGCGAGGCGATGCTCGCTTTGACGAGAAGGTTGCGCAAGCAGCGCCCGGTGCCCTACCTGACGCCGAGTCAGATGCAGATTCTCGGCGACGTCGAGCGAAGCGGCGGATCGAGCGCCCCCGTAGATCTCGCTGCGATGCAGGGCGTGCGGATCCAGTCGCTGACAAGTAATCTCAACGCCCTCGAAGCAGAGGGTTTGGTGACCCGCACCCCGGACACCTCCGATCGGCGACGATTGTTGATCGTGGTGACCGCCGAAGGAACGACTCTCGTCGCAGCGGACCGTGCACAGCGCGACAAGTGGCTCGCCGACGCGATGGACGAGGAGCTCACTCAGCTCGAACGCGACGTCCTTCATCTATCGGCTCCCATCCTCTGGAAACTCGCCCGACGGGCGGATTCCGCCGGGGTGATTGACCTTCCAGCGAGGCTCGTGAACCATGTAGAGCGTTAACCCCTGAAGTGGCGCCTGTGCCGCGAACAACGAGGAGCTCGAGCGAGATGATGTCCTACCTTCTGTATGACCTGTTACTCCCCCAGGTCGGCCACGACGTTGCCACGTATTGGGCAACGCTGCTGGTCATCAATCCAATCTGAAACGCTCGAGAAACAACCACTCGGCCCTCGCGGGACATACGACGGCGAGGGCCGAGTTCTTTTTTGTTCTCATGCCTTCGGGAGTTGTCTTCAGCCGGGCAAGGTGGCAGTCGGCAACAGCCACGAGAGGACATCGGACAGCGTCACCACGCCGAGCGTCTGCTGTCCATCGACGACAAGCGCAAGATGATTGCTCGTCTCGCGCATCGAAGCCAGTGCGACGTACACCGGAGTTTCTACCTGCAAGGTGAGTACGGGGCGAGTGATCTCGGAGAGGGTGACATCGCCGTTGAGGGTGTCGCGAACATGGACTACACCGCTGACGATCTCATCGTCGCGCACGAGAATGCGCAGGTGCCCCGACTCGATCGACGCCGCTCGGACGTCTGCGATCGTTGCTGCCGAGGACACCGACACGGGCAGACCCGGCGACATCAGCAGGTCACGAACCACCAGCTTCTGCAAGTCCAGCGCACCGGAGATCTGCGCCGAGTAGCTGATGTCCAGCGCCCCGACATTGACGGAATGTTCCACCAGCTGGCGCAGGTCCTCGGCGTTCTGTCCCGAGGCGAGCTGTTCCGATGGTTCGACGCCGACCTTGCGTAGGCACCAGTTCGCCATACCGTTGAGAGCGATGAGTATCGGGCGAGTCAGCCACATGAACCCGCGCATCGGAATGGCCAGCAACGTCGCGGACCGTTCCGGATGAGCGATGGCCCACGACTTCGGTGCCATTTCGCCGACCACGAGATGAAGAAAGGTGACGATGATGAGCGCGAGCACGAAGCCGGCCACGTCCGACACCCAGTACGCGATACCCCAGGACTCGAAAGCCGGTGTGAGCCAATGGTGAACGGCGGGTTTGGTGGTGGCGCCGAGTGCCAACGTGCACAGGGTGATGCCGAGCTGTGAACCTGCCAGCAGCACCGTCAGCTCACTCGAACTACGCAGGGCCGCTCGTGCCGACCTGCTGATGCTCGCCGCATCCTCGAGCCGGTGACGCTTTGCCGCAAGCAACGCGAACTCCACGGCGACGAAGAATGCACTTGCAGCGATCAGTCCGACGGTGACCGCCAGCACGATCCACGGATCGCTCATCGGTGGGAATCCTTTTCTCGGTCATCGGAGCGGTGAGTATCGTCGGGATGGTCACTGCTACGCGAATCGCGTTGTCTCAGTTGAAGTCTGACCGTCGAAGGGACGTAGTTGTCGATCTCGAGCACCTCGAGAACTACGTACCGCTCCGGAACTTCGTCGTCGTCGTTCACCAGGTCGGCCGAATCGGCGGGCAGCTCGACTTCCACTACGGTTCCGACGCTGGGCAAAGCTCCATGATGGGAGATGATCAAACCGGCGATCGTTTCGTAGTCACCGCCGGGCAGATCATGATCGATGGAACGTTCGACCTCATCGATATGAACCTCACCGCCCATCGTCCAGGTACCGTCCTCGGCTGAGATCGGTGTCGGATCGACTTCGCCGGCGTCGTGCTCGTCGGTAATCTCCCCGACGAGCTCCTCGGCCAAGTCCTCGATGGTGACGACACCCGTCAATCCGCCGTATTCATCGATCACACAGGCGAGCTGATTCTTCGATGACTGCAATTCGAGAACAGCATCGGGAAGTGCCTGCGTCTCCGGCAGAATCAATGCCGGGCGAACGAACTCGCGGACTTCGGCGTCCGGCCGATCTACCGCAATCAGAATGTCCTGCAGATGCACCACACCCACGATGCCGTCATCTTCGTCCAGCACTGGATAACGTGAATGCTCGTGTCCCATCAAAGCCGTGACACTTGCCAGCGAATCGTGGGCACGCACAGTCGCGGCGCGAGATCGCGGAATCATCGCATGCTCGACGGTTCGCGTCGGGAAGTCGAGAATCCGATCGAGGAGATCGGACAACTCGTCGGGCAGATCGCCGGAACCCCGCGACTCGGCAACGATGTGTTCGAGGTCGCGAAGTGTCGCAGAATGTTCGACGTCGTGGACCGGCTCGATCTTCAGCGCTTTCAGCAGCAGATTCGATGACTGGTCGAAGATGGTGATGAGCCATCCGAACAACTTCAGATACATCGTTGTCGACAAGGACAACCAGCGTGCGACCGGCTCGGGCCGGGCGATTGCGAAGTTCTTGGGAAACAGCTCGCCGAACAACATCTGGATGAAGGTCGAGAACAGCAGCGCTACTACGGCGCCGATACCTATTCCGACCGCGGTCGGAATACCGACCCCGCCGAGCAGTGTGCCCAGGGATTGTCCGATGAGCGGCTCTGCCACGTAACCGACGAGAAGTCCGGTCACCGTGATACCGAGTTGCGCGCCGGACAGCATGAACGAGGTGCGCTTGGTGACCTCGAGAGTGCGCCGCGCGCCTGTGTCACCGGCCTCTGCGCGAGCTTTGAGTCGAGACCGATCCACGGTCATGTAAGCAAATTCCTGCGCCACGAAATAGCCGGTGACGACCGTGATAAGGAAGACGACGAGGATGCCGAGAAGGAGGGCGAGCACTTCGCTCATTCGCCGGACACCGCCTCGCACATTGTCGACATCGTGCGTGGAGCCGCGTCCGGCCCGGGTCTATCGCTGTCCATGAATCCTCTGCTTGTGGGCGGGGTGTTTTGTTCAACTATACCTGCCCACTCGAATGCGAGATCGGTAACGAGCCGATACTTTCGATCACCGGGATTTCATAGCTTCCGGCGCTACCGCTCTCCCCCTACTCTCGATTCGGTGAAGACGCTCAGGTACGGAAGCAGCGCAGTGTGCGCCGCCGGATGCTCCGCTAGGGCCGAGTGTTGTCTCGGGTCGATTCCCTTCATCCACTCTCGCTGATTCTTGTTCGGCGCCTATCGCCGATTGTCCGGCCATGTCCGGAAAACCAGTAAGGACTTCTCATGCCTCTCCATACCCATTCTTCTGCAACGCTTGACAGACGATTGTTCATTCGTGGGCTCATCGGTGGTGCCGCCGCACTAGGACTCGCGGCTTGCACTGGAACCGCCCGCCCTGCAACACTTCTCACGAGCAAGAGCGCCATCCCTACCGAGTTTGCACCCGATACCACGCTGAAGATCTCGTCCCCGCTGGGATCGGTGGCGCTGGCGTTGGGCTTGTCTTCACTGAAAAACGAACTGCGCTTCCAAGTTCCGGAGTGGCCCAACGTCACTGCAGGACCCGACGTCATCAATGCATTCCGCTCCAAGTCCCTCGATGTCGCAACGAATGCCGGACTACCTCCGATCCAAGCCGAGTATCAGGGACTCGATGCAAAAATCGTGGCAGTGCAGTTGACGCGAACTCCCAACTACGCCTTTGCAACCAAGCCGGGGTCCGACATCGAGACCGTGAAGGACTTCGCCGGAAAGACGCTCGCATTTTCACAGGGACAAGCCCAAGGCGCAGTCCTGCTGCGTGCCTTGGAAGAAGCCGGAATCGCTCAGTCGGAGGTGACGCTGACAAATCTGACCAGCAACCAGTTTCTCACTGCATTGCAGTCCGGGCAGGTCGACGTGGCAGTGTTGGGCAACTCCCAGGTGCCCAAGTATCTGGAGCAGTACCGGGCCGACGGCGCCAGGGTCATCACTACCGACGTGGTCGATCTGCTCAGCATCCTGTGGGCACCGACCACCGTGCTCGAAGACGGCGACAAGGCGGCGGCACTCGCGTCCTACATCCCTATCTGGGCGCGCGCCAACATCTGGATCTGGGAGAACCCGGAGATCTGGGCGCAGAAGTTCTACGTCGAAACTCAGAATCTGGCGCCGGCCGACGCCCGAGCAGTGATCGCGCTGGCCAACCGGCCCATCTATCCGCCCACCTGGGACGAGGCCATCGGGTGGCAGCAGAAGAATATCGAACTGCTCTCCGCTGCAGGCTTCGTCGATTCGTTCGACGCCGAGACACTGTTCGACCGGCGATTCGAGAACATCCTCGCCGACGCGATCGACACCGAGTACCGGAGCTGAAATGACGACTCTCTCGCTACGCCCCACCCGCGCCACCACCGAACAAGCTGCACCGACCGCCATCCCTACGCCCCCGACCGCTCGCCGAAAACGGCTGGTACCGAGACGATCCCCGCGGTGGGCACCGATTGCCGGGCCGGTCCTGATTCTCGGGCTCTGGAGCATCTCCTCGACCTACGAGTTGATCGACACTCGTATGTTGCCTGCCCCGTGGACCATCGCCGCGACCTTTCTCGACCTGTGGACGACCGGCACCCTCGTGGGTGACATCGCGACCTCGCTGCAACGGGCAGCGATCGGGTTCGGGCTCGGTCTTGCATTCGCGCTGGTGCTGTCGTTGCTGGCCGGTCTCACCCGAGTCGGCGACACCCTGATCGACGGCACGGTCCAGCTCAAGCGCGCGATTCCCACGCTCGGCCTCATTCCGCTGCTGATCCTGTGGCTCGGAATCG
This region of Rhodococcus sp. PAMC28707 genomic DNA includes:
- a CDS encoding ABC transporter substrate-binding protein yields the protein MPLHTHSSATLDRRLFIRGLIGGAAALGLAACTGTARPATLLTSKSAIPTEFAPDTTLKISSPLGSVALALGLSSLKNELRFQVPEWPNVTAGPDVINAFRSKSLDVATNAGLPPIQAEYQGLDAKIVAVQLTRTPNYAFATKPGSDIETVKDFAGKTLAFSQGQAQGAVLLRALEEAGIAQSEVTLTNLTSNQFLTALQSGQVDVAVLGNSQVPKYLEQYRADGARVITTDVVDLLSILWAPTTVLEDGDKAAALASYIPIWARANIWIWENPEIWAQKFYVETQNLAPADARAVIALANRPIYPPTWDEAIGWQQKNIELLSAAGFVDSFDAETLFDRRFENILADAIDTEYRS
- a CDS encoding hemolysin family protein — encoded protein: MSEVLALLLGILVVFLITVVTGYFVAQEFAYMTVDRSRLKARAEAGDTGARRTLEVTKRTSFMLSGAQLGITVTGLLVGYVAEPLIGQSLGTLLGGVGIPTAVGIGIGAVVALLFSTFIQMLFGELFPKNFAIARPEPVARWLSLSTTMYLKLFGWLITIFDQSSNLLLKALKIEPVHDVEHSATLRDLEHIVAESRGSGDLPDELSDLLDRILDFPTRTVEHAMIPRSRAATVRAHDSLASVTALMGHEHSRYPVLDEDDGIVGVVHLQDILIAVDRPDAEVREFVRPALILPETQALPDAVLELQSSKNQLACVIDEYGGLTGVVTIEDLAEELVGEITDEHDAGEVDPTPISAEDGTWTMGGEVHIDEVERSIDHDLPGGDYETIAGLIISHHGALPSVGTVVEVELPADSADLVNDDDEVPERYVVLEVLEIDNYVPSTVRLQLRQRDSRSSDHPDDTHRSDDREKDSHR
- a CDS encoding hemolysin family protein, which codes for MSDPWIVLAVTVGLIAASAFFVAVEFALLAAKRHRLEDAASISRSARAALRSSSELTVLLAGSQLGITLCTLALGATTKPAVHHWLTPAFESWGIAYWVSDVAGFVLALIIVTFLHLVVGEMAPKSWAIAHPERSATLLAIPMRGFMWLTRPILIALNGMANWCLRKVGVEPSEQLASGQNAEDLRQLVEHSVNVGALDISYSAQISGALDLQKLVVRDLLMSPGLPVSVSSAATIADVRAASIESGHLRILVRDDEIVSGVVHVRDTLNGDVTLSEITRPVLTLQVETPVYVALASMRETSNHLALVVDGQQTLGVVTLSDVLSWLLPTATLPG
- a CDS encoding ABC transporter permease, which gives rise to MTTLSLRPTRATTEQAAPTAIPTPPTARRKRLVPRRSPRWAPIAGPVLILGLWSISSTYELIDTRMLPAPWTIAATFLDLWTTGTLVGDIATSLQRAAIGFGLGLAFALVLSLLAGLTRVGDTLIDGTVQLKRAIPTLGLIPLLILWLGIGESFKIVIIALSVFVPIYINLVAALQGIDHRYVELAQVLRLNRTQFIRQVVFPGALPGLFIGLRLAVNISWLSLVVLEQINATSGLGYMMFQAQNYGQMDVIVVGLVIYGVFGFFTDTIIRTIERKALSWRRGLH
- a CDS encoding MarR family transcriptional regulator; protein product: MSTSEFSEAMLALTRRLRKQRPVPYLTPSQMQILGDVERSGGSSAPVDLAAMQGVRIQSLTSNLNALEAEGLVTRTPDTSDRRRLLIVVTAEGTTLVAADRAQRDKWLADAMDEELTQLERDVLHLSAPILWKLARRADSAGVIDLPARLVNHVER
- a CDS encoding DUF6764 family protein; this encodes MSTASMTAVKRSLGGVAAIGTALAFAALVPATASAAPVGCTTAPGGNAAASLVGNSQCDSQADATSAAAGYGFDGWGSANAMANAAALALGFNGGIAVADGTAGGGPAAIAFGPGSLAENSAVGLGLSIAIAGPGATVTLTPTGALCQGPGIAGSFTTLQGCIG